The segment CACTTAATATAGAAATTATTTTGAAATGCTTTTTTATTTTATCAAATATATTAAAAAATGTATTTATAGCCAAACCCGTTAAAACAAACGGAATACCTAAACC is part of the bacterium genome and harbors:
- a CDS encoding cytochrome C biogenesis protein; amino-acid sequence: GLGIPFVLTGLAINTFFNIFDKIKKHFKIISILSGVLLVIIGLLIITGWPRKF